The Globicephala melas chromosome 20, mGloMel1.2, whole genome shotgun sequence genome contains a region encoding:
- the GPR142 gene encoding LOW QUALITY PROTEIN: probable G-protein coupled receptor 142 (The sequence of the model RefSeq protein was modified relative to this genomic sequence to represent the inferred CDS: deleted 1 base in 1 codon) — MMRARCWDHRKKPRVTQDSAPRSMRLAGQETAGQLQVTPMLTPNGSGLSQEFEGHWPEIPERSPCVAGVIPVIYYSVLLGLGLPVNLLTTVALARLAARTRKPSYYYLLALTASDVITQVVIVFVGFLLQGAVLARKVPQAVVRAANILEFAANHASVWIAVLLTVDRYSALCHPLHHRATSSPGRTRRAIAAVLGAALLTGVPFYWWMDVWRDEDPPSTLDKVLKWAHCLIVYFIPCGVFLVANSAIVCQLQRRGQSGPRPRVGKSTAILLGVTTLFALLWAPRIFVMLYHLYVAPVYRDWRVHLALDVANMAAMLNTAVNFGLYSFVSKTFRATVQEVIHDAHLPCTLGSQPAGVVAEPVLKPAGLPKGAGL; from the exons ATGATGAGAGCGCGCTGCTGGGACCACCGGAAAAAGCCACGG GTGACCCAGGACTCAGCACCCAGGAGCATGCGGCTTGCAGGACAAGAGACAG cgGGCCAGCTACAGGTGACGCCAATGCTCACACCCAATGGCAGCGGGCTGAGCCAGGAGTTTGAAGGCCATTGGCCGGAGATCCCAGAGAGGTCCCCGTGTGTGGCCGGGGTCATCCCTGTCATCTACTACAGCGTcctgctgggcctggggctgcctg TCAACCTCCTGACCACAGTGGCCCTGGCCCGCCTCGCCGCCAGGACCAGGAAGCCCTCCTACTACTACCTTCTGGCGCTCACGGCCTCGGATGTCATCACCCAGGTAGTCATCGTGTTCGTGGGCTTCCTCCTACAGGGAGCAGTGCTGGCCCGAAAGGTGCCCCAGGCTGTGGTGCGCGCGGCTAACATCCTGGAGTTTGCTGCCAACCACGCCTCAGTCTGGATCGCCGTCCTGCTCACGGTCGACCGGTACAGCGCCCTGTGCCACCCCCTGCACCATCGGGCCACCTCATCCCCAGGCCGGACCCGGCGGGCCATCGCTGCTGTCCTTGGTGCTGCCCTGCTGACTGGCGTCCCCTTCTACTGGTGGATGGACGTGTGGAGGGACGAGGACCCCCCCAGCACACTGGACAAGGTCCTCAAGTGGGCTCACTGCCTCATCGTCTATTTCATCCCTTGCGGCGTTTTCCTGGTCGCCAACTCGGCCATTGTCTGCCAGCTACAGAGAAGGGGCCAGAGCGGGCCTCGGCCCCGGGTGGGCAAGAGCACCGCCATCCTCCTGGGTGTCACCACGCTCTTCGCCCTCCTTTGGGCGCCCCGCATCTTTGTCATGCTCTACCACCTGTACGTGGCCCCCGTCTACCGGGACTGGAGGGTCCACCTGGCCTTGGATGTGGCCAACATGGCAGCCATGCTCAACACAGCCGTCAACTTTGGGCTGTACTCCTTTGTGAGCAAGACCTTCCGGGCCACTGTCCAGGAGGTCATCCATGACGCCCACCTGCCCTGCACCCTGGGGTCACAGCCAGCGGGCGTGGTGGCGGAACCTGTGCTGAAGCCTGCAGGACTGCCCAAAGGGGCAGGACTGTAG